The Planctomycetota bacterium genomic interval GGCGGACGGGTATCCCGGGCGGTGACGTGAAGGACTCCCGAGCCCTCCGGGCGGTAGATCGCCGGAGGATCCTCCGACTCGTCCACTTCCCATCCGTCGGGCAGCGTCAAACGGAACCATCCCCGGCGCTCGTACGTCCTCATGAAAGCAGCCTCCCGTCCTTCATCATCCACGTGCGGTCGGATCCGCGGGTCACCTCCGGATTGTGCGTGACGACGACGAGCGTGGCTCCGGCGCGCCGCCGGGCGCCCTGGAGGCACTCGAGAATCTGCTCCCCCGTCCGGGAGTCGACGTCCCCCGTGGGTTCGTCGGCCAGAATGAGCGACGGACGATTCGCCAGGGCGCGGGCGATCGCCACCCTCTGGCGCTCCCCGCCCGAAAGCCGCGCCGCCGTGAAGTCCCGCCGGTGGGCGATCCCCGCCTCCTCGAGCAGCTCGGCGGCCCGGCGGCGCCGCTCCCGGCGGGGCACCCCCACGGCCATCATCGGAATCTCCACGTTTTCGACCG includes:
- a CDS encoding ABC transporter ATP-binding protein, with the translated sequence MNDLAVRAVDLVKRYPGDVLALAGVSLEVPRGAFVCIMGPSGSGKSTLLNLIGALDVPTGGEVYLNGRPLSAERDLDSVRAREVGFVFQLHNLIPTLTAVENVEIPMMAVGVPRRERRRRAAELLEEAGIAHRRDFTAARLSGGERQRVAIARALANRPSLILADEPTGDVDSRTGEQILECLQGARRRAGATLVVVTHNPEVTRGSDRTWMMKDGRLLS